The DNA sequence CTCAGCGAAGATTTTCTACACAATACATCACAACAGTACAGCCTAGGCACGCTGGCCCTGTTTGGTAAACCAGAAccttaaaaatttttgaaaactaATGCACAGTTTGAGAGCACCCAGTATACTAACTGCATGCGAACTTGCGTTAGCGGTGTCATTCAAACCTGAAAAGCTCTATTTGGTTGCGTTTATCACAGGGTAAAAAAATGTACGCTCATTTCCGGGGTGCATGCTGGTCAGGTTCTCGCCGCGGTCCTTTCTAGCCGCGAGCTCGGCGACGCTCAGCACGGCGGCATCCGGGGTCACGAACGCGGAGGTTCCGAACAGAACCGAGCGCGCCATCTGTCCAAAGGCGTTGTCGAGGTCCCGGATGTTGGTTTCGTTGAACGGAGCTGCGCGAAGTGGATCGTGTGGCGTCTCCCCGCGGTTCTGCGACAGAAGGTGCATGGCAAAGGCATGCCGCCAGTGCGGGTAGGCGTGTGGCTCGTAGAGGACGCCTAGCATGTTTAGTCCGGTTTCGAGGCCGTAGTGCATTCGATGGACGAGATGCGGATGCCGCTCGAGTAGAACTTTGGTTGGCAGCTCGCCCGCGTTGTAATTCCAACGCGAGTCATTCAACCTGCGCATTGAAAAGTAGGACCGCTGAAGTGATAAAGTGGTCCCGCTTCTCTGCGTGCTTAACAACAAACTTGTTAAGAGACAGGTGCGACGCATCTAGAAGGCTCTGTAACTCCAGACTGCCACACACTGCCTCCTGGTTTACTTAATGGCGGGTGAGTGTTTCTTTTCTGGCTGCAGTCTAGCTTTGTCCTCAGGCGAAAGGTGGTAAATAAGTGGCAAACGTACGCATGACTTCGACCAGAGGCAAGGCAGCTGGATGTTACGCTGACGACTACGCAATGGCGCCTCCTACAACGGCCTGTACACCTGCCCCAACTTTAAGCAACCAGTACAACCCAACATCGAAAACGGGATGTGGGAATCTCGAGCAGACGATGTGGAGTGGAAAAAGCACTTCCGTGTGGAACACATACGTGTAGTGGATCCTACCAGTGGGTGGCATAATGGACTGCAATATAGCCCATGAGTCTCTCCTGGCTGTAACCAGTATATTCGGGCTATAACACCAGTTGTTCATCCATTTCTTCGCATCGCGCTTTACACTCGCGGCACCATACTCCCCATTCCAACAGTTCGTGTTAGGCAAAAGAGCGATATCGTGAATGAAACTCTTATTCAACTAATGAATAAGGCTGTGCAAATAATACTTTTTGGAACCGAATCGTGTACAGAAAGTATTATTACCAGTAGAGAATTTATTTATGTATGAAATACTTCTCCAATAGCTAGCAGGTTTTAAGCAGTCGCTATCACAAAAAACTTTCTGATGTTCACATTGTAATGTATTCAAAATGTTAGCCAGCTTTTGTCATTACAGTGGACAATGTGAAACCTTCTTTACTCAAAGCGCATGTAAACAGAGCATCAGGATTACATTATCAGCTTGTTTGCATACTCGAAAATATTCCGGTAGCGCACGAATGATAGGGGTTAACCTGCAACGGTCCAGCTCGTCGAGCAACGTAATGCGCCCTTGCATTGGTAACTTGTCgtgtttagtaaagcaatgaagggtgCTAGTTGGTGGatgttcatgattatattgcgcttagtgttacactgaatATTTTAAGTGAAGGACAATACGtcgcgctacgtacgtccacgtcctgtacTTCACTTAAAATCGTCAGCGTAAGACTAAGCGTAATATAATCATGCTCGTGTATTATGTGCACCATAGCCACCGGAGGTGAAACTTCCCTCAAATTTACTCCAACTTTGTGTTTCATCTTCGACTTCTGTGGGCCTTGAAATATACCGTAATTGAATTCGGAAGTTATGGGTGCTTACGAAAGATATGACACTTCCATTCGAAAACCAAATTGAGTAAGATAAATAATAAATTCGTCATATGAAATTACGCTTTTAGCATAACCCTACAAATACGGTTAAGCGGGTAAGCGTTCTTGGCACACGACCCGCCGTCAGTGGCAGGTTCATAACGGTGCAACTTTATGTAACTTTTGGGAAAACAATCGATGTGGCGACGTGCGCAGGCTCTGCACGAGGGTGTTATATTCGTGAAAGCAGGACTGGAACCTTACAACAAGATAAGATTTCTAGACGCATTTTACAATACGTTGTGCAATTCTAAACCTTTCAATAAGAAAAACACGTTTCGTGGTCAGAGATAAAACAATCTTGGCTAGGCAGACACTTAGCGCCTATGGTAGGTAGTGCTTTTGGTGGGGCGTCTCCACATAGAGTTGAATGTGACAAGAAAACGAAGCGACGCCGCCTTCAGATGGCGTAGTGTGTCTAGATGGAAGCGCGATGGAGGATCTCCCGGTTGTGATTTCACTCCTCATGGAAGATGGTTTTCGGTTGTAGCAATACGGTGATTCGCTACATTGCTTTAGTGCTGGTGGCATTAGTGTAGACAGTCTTCCTGAGATGGTTTCTGctagagcttttctttttctaaaggCGAAAGCCTTGGGTACATCATAGACCCAAAAATACATTGTGAAGGCAACCGGTCGATGAACCAACACGTGCTacatgaaggcatcaatgttcccGGCTTCGAGACCCTCGGTAATTTAATAGACGAGAGGAAAGGGtgctaaccgaggggcccaattttttctttagtcatatcatacgaagccaacaaacacgcaaggacaacataggggaaattgtttgcgtttaataaagaaacgataaattattggaaatcaaagcgcatgaaaaaacaacttgccgcaggtgggaaacgatcccacatcCTTCAAATTTCGCGCGATGCTctaacaattgagctaccgcggcaccattttcccatccactttcttgggtatttgtgttttcctagcagaaccctgggagtgttagccagcgccgcgactcacagaccatggcggctaacactcccagggttctgctaggaaagcacaaatacccaagaaagtggatggggaaacggtgccgtggtagcctaattgatagagcatcgcacgcgaaatgcgaaggttgtgcgatTGTTCCTCAGCTaaggcaagttattttttcatgcactttcatttccattaattcatcttTTCTtcatcaagcacaagtaatttccccaatgttgtccttggtgtcagtgtttgttggcttcttatgatatgacattGATGTTAAGTAAGGCTAATCTAATTAAGGTGGAGTTAAATAAAACTCTCGAACGCCCTGCTTTGGCTGGAGTTCAACCCTCGACCTTTTGGGAAACCAAAATTTATTGGCGCCAAAAATACGTGGAATGAGTAATGGTGTAACACACGACCATTGGTGTTAAGGCATATTCAATTAAGGCACAAGAGCGAATGGCCTTTCATGGGAGCAAACAAGCAATATGAAGTAACAAAGCATTCGGATGAGAACGTCAGTTAACTTCTCCAATGTATCGTGATCGTGCAGCCTTTCGTGTTCATCCACTTTAGTGTATGCTAAAGTTGCGGTCAACCTTCCTTTTTATTTTGGTCACTTTGAAGTTATTCCTGCGACGTATGTTATTACGCACCACCTTTGTGCGTGTCATTTGCCGGGATATTTATTTCTTGCGATCGAGCTTTTGTAGTCGCATATATTCGTAACAACTCCTGCGCAAAGTCCCTACCAGAAGATGGTATTTGAAATGAATTACAATCTCTAGATAATTAGCTGGCCATAAAAGAGACATAGAAAGATCCAATGTTTTTCTTGttggttatttatttatgtgtgtTAAGTGTGAGGGAGCGTAAACTACCTAACTTATCGACTTCCTATGCCTTGGTACAGCGGATCTTctctgaatcgcatctcgtcgttTACGTCTGGTGTTGATCCGGGCTGGAACTAAAGCTCCCCTACACTGGGCCAGTGAAAGACAACTTCTTTAAATACCAAGAACTTTCATTGCTCCATCTCAATCTACAATCTTGTTGCGTATGGTTTTCATAGCCAAGTTCGCGCTTACGTTGGGAATGTGTCCGGTGAACTGGCAAACATGAAATTACTGTATCATGGCAGCGCTCTAGTGGTTTCCGAGTCCATGCAAGGGCTCTGTGCGgtagccatttcttttttttttagtccagAGTGAGTTTTGTTGGCTTTAGGCTTCACACTAGATGTATTCTGTTCTCTCAGAACCATTGACCCCGCTTCTTCGGAGAAAAAGTATATAATGCGGAGAACCGCCCGACTCACTGGCGGTAGCTGTCTAGGCAGAGCCGAACGAAGCGCGAATTGTTGTGAAAAAACATCAGGTTGTTTCCCATGGAGTCCCGGCTCCCAAAGCCCACGGATGCCTCGAATCGCAGGAAGCGTCGCAGAGATTGTACCACGAACACGTCTCGGTCAAAGTAGAAGCCTCCGTAGTGCATCAGAGCTTTGAGGCGGAGCACGTCGGTTGAGTGGTGAGATTTCTGCGTGGAAACCGCAGGTGTGAACCGAGAAATCGGTCACAATTTCATCACTATTCTTTGTCACATGCACAAAATAAATCTCACTTAAGCCCTACTGCTTCTGGTACCATTCAATCACTCACATGAATAATACTTCTTAGCCTGGGTGCATGTTAAGCAACAGGATTTCAAGTTTGGCATCAACGCTATAACTTCTAACATATAGCATAGCTATAAGTCACGCTTAGCATATATTCTTATACTGGTTCTGACTTTGCACATCACAAAGGCTCTCGCTGTAAAATGAGGCGCTGAGTGGCTTGTACGTTTGCTGAAGCGTACTTTGGGGAATCTAGCAAGAATGAACTCCGTCCTGGGCCAAAATGTCCTGCTACAGCACATTGAGTAATATAGAAATATTTTGAGGAACCCAAACAATATCAGGTAAATATCTTCATGTGTTTTTGAGCTCATCAACCAAGCACGTGGTAATTTTTAGTCTTCATCTGTTGTGCTAACTCTGGAGACAATCCTGTCAAGCATATTAGAGTATTTCACATACGAGGTGGTTCTTTTAGGATATGCAGAATTATCATGATCAAGCTACAGGCGCAGCGATCGTGATGTCTTGCAGAGGCAGTTCTAGACGAGGGAGACATAATTTCTCACTAATAATCGTGAGTTTGAGAAGAATAATTTTAAAAGACACGTAAATTCGCTATGTGAGTGGGATAGGCAAGGTTTTTACGAGAAAGAATAATTTTCCGTGAATAACTTATTAAACAAGATATCTTTTGAAATTGTATCGAAGAAAGAAATTCTACACGTCCAATTAAACGTCCTGATTGAAGGGCACTTTTTGTTTTCGAGGCCGGAAATGCGTCGTATATTCTTTGCGAAGTTTTCAACCGAAAGAGAGCTGCAAGGGAAATAAAAAGTATTGTGGGAAatttgtgtgttcttttttcagCTTTCAGCTAATCCTAACGGCGCGTCTCAAAACAACTTAGAAGTTGTTCCAAATAAATGAATTATTCAATAAATAATTTGATGAGTGCAATAGGTGTAATGCAATAGAATTAAAAACAGGATTGCTATCATTAGGAAGCAATCACGAAATCAAACGCAGAATGCTCGGTATGAGTATGCTTAAAAGCCAGTGCGTTTGCATGGGCCGTCGTAAGCGCATGTGATGAACACGAACCGATTAAAGTGGCGAGATCAGCGTGACTTTGTTTGTTCGATATCGACCTGCGGTAAACATGTTTTCCTCGATTCAACTTCCTGATTGTCTACACATAGCGCTATGACGCACTGCATGCATCATCGTGGGAATTTcgaatgacccgccgtggttgctcagtggctatggtgttaggctgctgagcacaaggtcgcgggatcgaatcccggccacggcggccgcatttcgatgggggcgaaatgcgaaaacacccgtgtacttagatttaggtgcacgttaaagaaccccaggtggtcgaaatttccggagtcctccactacggcgtgcctcttaatcagaaagtggttttggcacgtaaaaccccataattatatatataaaaaaatttcaaatgCTAGAGCACACGGTGCGGCACATAGTAGTTGTGCGCTCAAATGCTCGCAATCCGTGGCTATGCATGTGGCATGCACAGGGTTTCCTTCAAAACTCACCAGAGGTAGCTGCTGTGCTCCTGTGTGCTATTACTGCTATTACTTCTTGTGTGTTGGTTCAGCGCGCGTTGGAATGACAGCTACAGCAGACGGGCTTGCTAAACGTcgcgctttcttttcctttttggcttcaaatgGCCTTGCGGCATTACGAAATGGCGATTTTAAGCAAGTCTTGCGCTAAAATTACAATACGTTGAAGTGATTACGCGTCTAGGCAGATTATTCCTAAATTATGTGTTcttaaaataaataaaggcaATAAATTGTAAAGGAAAAGTCGTCATAAACGGCGCTACAAGGATGTCTGAATCCAAAAGTACGAAGACTAGACAAATCCAACTACCATTACCCGTCATTCCCACAGTAGCGACCCGACAGCAGCGCCACGGTTCCCTCTACTGATCATTGTGGGAAACCCATGTAAATGGTAAGGACCTAAGGCTGTCTGTCTGAAGCGCATATATTTACCTTTATGGGAATGCCAAATATCTCTGTGGGGAAAACTGCGGGGATGAAGGTGAAGTTGATGCCTTCCAGAAAACGGGCATAGTTCCCTCCAAAGCCGCAAGGACTGCAGTAAACGAATATCTTCTCCGGCCGATGGTTCAAATATACGGATCGGAGGGTAACCACGTCAATGAAGTCCACTTTGGTGGAATTGCACCTGCGCCGATGTCAAGAATATTGCATTTAACGGGGAATACCTGTAAACGCGGCGTTACAGACTTGGTAATAATGAAGAGAAAGTTGCAGAGCAATACATCACGTGTCATCCGTGTTTA is a window from the Dermacentor albipictus isolate Rhodes 1998 colony chromosome 6, USDA_Dalb.pri_finalv2, whole genome shotgun sequence genome containing:
- the LOC135916303 gene encoding uncharacterized protein isoform X1; amino-acid sequence: MEPRNQPPGHPKETTRPAGFRRLLLEFLDRAGMDMAVLTFFVCTVTICGPLKFYLTGTYTQLHFPTQAEHLPRSFYDTNESAGYSNDIVPDILHLVRCNSTKVDFIDVVTLRSVYLNHRPEKIFVYCSPCGFGGNYARFLEGINFTFIPAVFPTEIFGIPIKKSHHSTDVLRLKALMHYGGFYFDRDVFVVQSLRRFLRFEASVGFGSRDSMGNNLMFFHNNSRFVRLCLDSYRQLNDSRWNYNAGELPTKVLLERHPHLVHRMHYGLETGLNMLGVLYEPHAYPHWRHAFAMHLLSQNRGETPHDPLRAAPFNETNIRDLDNAFGQMARSVLFGTSAFVTPDAAVLSVAELAARKDRGENLTSMHPGNERTFFYPVINATK
- the LOC135916303 gene encoding uncharacterized protein isoform X2 gives rise to the protein MEPRNQPPGHPKETTRPAGFRRLLLEFLDRCNSTKVDFIDVVTLRSVYLNHRPEKIFVYCSPCGFGGNYARFLEGINFTFIPAVFPTEIFGIPIKKSHHSTDVLRLKALMHYGGFYFDRDVFVVQSLRRFLRFEASVGFGSRDSMGNNLMFFHNNSRFVRLCLDSYRQLNDSRWNYNAGELPTKVLLERHPHLVHRMHYGLETGLNMLGVLYEPHAYPHWRHAFAMHLLSQNRGETPHDPLRAAPFNETNIRDLDNAFGQMARSVLFGTSAFVTPDAAVLSVAELAARKDRGENLTSMHPGNERTFFYPVINATK